In Acanthopagrus latus isolate v.2019 chromosome 16, fAcaLat1.1, whole genome shotgun sequence, one DNA window encodes the following:
- the LOC119034506 gene encoding uncharacterized protein LOC119034506 isoform X1, whose amino-acid sequence MGLGGNVCRLIFKNKACPELKRPEHPELFRSRPIFRETSKAAIINFKIGRRAPRVSLENQHCASTESDGRDGHTEELKEGKFSFKKMMGDAVRLLVRRVSNNTGRCKEVTTVKSTFSSKSKPARMIPDDGTGVQLKSVRKLL is encoded by the exons ATGGGTTTGGGAGGTAATGTGTGTAGACTCATCTTCAAGAATAAGGCGTG cCCAGAACTGAAGAGACCAGAACATCCAGAACTCTTCAGATCACGTCCTATCTTCCGTGAAAC GTCAAAAGCGGCCATCATTAATTTTAAAATAGGACGACGTGCTCCCAG AGTCTCTCTGGAAAATCAGCATTGTGCCTCTACTGAGAGTGACGGACGAGATGGTCACACTGAAGAGTTAAAAGAGGGAAAGTTCTCTTTTAAAAAGAT GATGGGAGATGCTGTCAGACTCCTTGTCAGGAGGGTGTCAAATAACACGGGGAGATGTAAAG AAGTCACGACAGTGAAATCAACTTTTTCTTCTAAATCAAAACCTGCGAGAATGATTCCAGACGATGGAACAGGAGTCCAACTGAAAAGTGTCAGGAAGTtactttaa
- the LOC119034506 gene encoding uncharacterized protein LOC119034506 isoform X3 encodes MGGERGELTPSPGESEEKSKEDRLNLKEGRSLDRSREARMQEQLVKKKSRDDVIDFKEEQPPPSDGKNLSTTQKSDDGGGM; translated from the exons ATGGGTGGAGAAAGAGGCGAGTTGACACCAAGCCCTggagaaagtgaggaaaa GTCAAAAGAGGACAGACTTAATTTAAAAGAAGGACGATCTCTCGACAG GTCAAGAGAGGCCAGAATGCAGGAGCAGCTTGTGAAGAAGAA GTCAAGAGACGACGTCATTGATTTCAAAGAAGAACAACCTCCTCCCAG TGACGGGAAGAATCTCTCAACTACCCAGAAGTCTGATGACGGAGGTGGGATGTAA